A window from Staphylococcus succinus encodes these proteins:
- a CDS encoding M42 family metallopeptidase, giving the protein MNKSVKLLKSLTDVDGIAGHEMDVKALMHDYLEPVSDEIVEDNLGGIFGKKSATNGTKTLMVAGHLDEIGFIVTKIDNEGYLKFTPIGGWWNQVMLSQKVTITTDDGRKIRGIIGSKPPHVLSPEDRKKNVDMKEMFIDIGVKSKKEAEQYGIEVGNMVTPYSEFETLANQKYLTAKAFDNRYGCALAVDVLQNLKNEAIDVNLVSGANVQEEVGLRGAKVAANKVKPDLAIAVDVAVAYDTPGMSGQVSDTALGNGPVVIIMDASNIGHVGFTKHIKAVAQKHNISIQLDTTAGGGTDAGSIHVANEGTPTVSIGVALRYMHSNVSVLHTDDYKNSVALVTEIVKSLNDDVIDQIIW; this is encoded by the coding sequence ATGAACAAGTCAGTAAAATTATTAAAATCTTTAACAGATGTTGATGGTATTGCCGGACATGAAATGGACGTTAAAGCTCTAATGCATGATTATTTAGAACCAGTGAGCGATGAAATTGTAGAGGACAATTTAGGTGGCATCTTCGGTAAAAAGTCCGCAACTAATGGGACTAAAACTTTAATGGTTGCTGGTCATTTAGATGAAATAGGATTCATTGTTACTAAAATAGATAATGAAGGCTACTTAAAATTCACGCCTATTGGTGGTTGGTGGAATCAAGTCATGTTATCTCAAAAAGTAACTATTACTACTGATGACGGCAGAAAAATAAGAGGCATTATCGGTTCAAAACCACCTCATGTATTATCTCCTGAAGATCGTAAAAAAAATGTCGATATGAAAGAAATGTTTATTGATATCGGCGTTAAAAGTAAAAAAGAAGCCGAACAATACGGTATTGAGGTCGGTAATATGGTCACGCCTTATAGCGAATTTGAAACTTTAGCAAACCAAAAATATTTAACCGCTAAAGCATTTGATAATCGCTATGGTTGTGCATTAGCTGTAGATGTATTACAAAATCTCAAAAATGAAGCAATTGATGTGAACCTTGTCTCTGGAGCGAATGTACAAGAAGAAGTCGGTCTTCGTGGTGCGAAAGTTGCAGCAAATAAAGTTAAACCAGACTTAGCAATCGCAGTTGATGTTGCAGTGGCTTATGACACACCAGGTATGTCTGGTCAAGTAAGTGATACTGCACTTGGTAATGGACCTGTTGTAATTATAATGGATGCGTCAAATATCGGTCATGTTGGGTTTACCAAACATATTAAAGCCGTTGCCCAAAAACATAATATTTCAATTCAATTAGATACAACTGCTGGTGGTGGTACAGATGCGGGAAGTATACATGTAGCCAATGAGGGTACGCCAACTGTATCTATCGGCGTAGCATTACGTTATATGCATTCAAATGTTTCTGTATTACACACAGATGATTATAAAAATTCTGTCGCTTTAGTCACTGAAATTGTTAAGTCATTAAATGATGATGTTATTGATCAAATTATTTGGTAA
- a CDS encoding thioredoxin domain-containing protein yields the protein MTEITHLTFGSDDAAITVESFINFACPYCKNYFKAADKTLQPLIEQGKVKHVIKHFDKTKQGLLKGTIANIYLDYHQPDETLKIIHKLYDTQREWKVSFAAIEGKMEQEFKLTPRNSADARSLAIHTETFERGINGIPTVFINGEKFEFNPLEDTQNVIESKLVQQINEA from the coding sequence ATGACAGAAATAACACATCTTACTTTTGGTTCGGACGATGCAGCTATTACAGTAGAATCATTTATAAACTTTGCATGTCCTTATTGTAAAAATTATTTTAAAGCTGCAGATAAAACACTGCAACCGCTTATAGAGCAAGGAAAAGTGAAACACGTCATCAAACACTTTGATAAAACAAAGCAAGGTTTATTAAAAGGTACAATTGCTAATATTTATTTGGATTATCACCAACCAGATGAAACATTAAAAATCATTCATAAACTATATGATACGCAACGAGAATGGAAAGTCAGCTTTGCTGCTATTGAAGGGAAAATGGAGCAAGAATTTAAATTAACGCCTCGAAATTCGGCAGATGCGCGGTCATTGGCAATTCATACAGAAACCTTTGAAAGGGGAATCAACGGAATTCCAACAGTGTTTATTAATGGTGAAAAGTTTGAGTTTAATCCCTTAGAAGATACACAAAATGTCATCGAATCAAAATTAGTACAACAAATAAATGAAGCATAA